One window of Pleurodeles waltl isolate 20211129_DDA chromosome 3_1, aPleWal1.hap1.20221129, whole genome shotgun sequence genomic DNA carries:
- the CFAP161 gene encoding cilia- and flagella-associated protein 161, with protein sequence MSSMQHLEPNLSIRTYQRTVKVGNWNEDMSWEEELLKDFLDKREKGELLIQKSSNLKSNVLKPSCLSAPTDGFLHFGDAVMLVNADVLEVLGGDPTSAPAPVPVCDDVSLSLTPDDSAAYTNQCLGSYCGATASRNLNACVRNTFIITSIDGSPQGDILRYGQNFALRTTDDFTGHLYLASDQQTFVKCARKSRMQEVFLTAQASYLTCWQTSYFDPQMRMEFEGEPVPANIKLLIIHSKTNQCLAVLRKFVLWTYFGKEYEVTARTFLDAHKAEEKMNHWIIVTGDPGNNTLSMFTRPEVPFEKSEEKEKKDCSEQSSKGLCTNKMQNTCS encoded by the exons GAACTACTGAAAGATTTTTTGGACAAGAGAGAAAAAGGTGAACTTCTGATTCAGAAATCAAGTAACCTGAAAAGCAATGTTTTAAAACCG TCATGTTTGTCAGCTCCTACAGATGGGTTTCTTCATTTCGGGGATGCTGTTATGCTTGTGAATGCTGATGTTCTGGAGGTCCTTGGAGGTGATCCCACTTCTGCACCCGCTCCTGTACCAGTGTGTGACGATGTTAGCCTCTCACTGACTCCAGACGATAGCGCAGCCTACACTAACCAATGCTTAGGCTCCTACTGTGGAGCGACAGCCAGCAGAAATCTAAATGCTTGTGTCAGAAACACCTTCATCATCACAAG CATTGATGGAAGCCCTCAAGGTGACATTCTAAGATATGGACAGAATTTTGCTCTTCGAACCACCGACGACTTTACTGGACAT CTGTATCTTGCAAGTGACCAGCAAACATTTGTGAAGTGTGCTAGGAAGTCCCGCATGCAAGAAGTCTTTTTGACCGCACAAGCCTCATATCTGACCTGCTGGCAGACCTCCTACTTTGACCCACAGATGCGCATGGAATTTGAGGGTGAACCCGTTCCA GCAAACATCAAACTTCTCATTATTCACAGCAAAACAAACCAGTGCCTGGCAGTACTTAGAAAATTTGTTTTGTG GACATACTTTGGAAAGGAATATGAAGTCACTGCTCGCACCTTCCTGGATGCCCATAAGGCAGAAGAAAAGATGAACCATTGGATTATCGTCACTGGTGATCCTGGTAACAACACACTCTCCATGTTTACCAGGCCTGAGGTCCCCTTTGAGAAAagtgaagagaaagagaaaaaagactgcAGTGAACAAAGTTCAAAGGGATTGTGCACGAACAAAATGCAGAACACTTGCtcataa